A single genomic interval of Xyrauchen texanus isolate HMW12.3.18 chromosome 40, RBS_HiC_50CHRs, whole genome shotgun sequence harbors:
- the pmp22b gene encoding peripheral myelin protein 22b: protein MLLLLLGIVILHIAALVLLFVSTIVSAWVVNPASSSDLWTNCTTINEDYKCDPGSSGVWIQAVQALMILSIIFSILSLFLFFCQLFTLQKGGRFFLTGAFQILASLFVMSGVIIYTVMNGEWVHPSESFGFCYILAWVAFPLALISGLIYVILRKRE from the exons ATGCTGCTCCTCTTACTTGGAATCGTCATTCTGCACATCGCAGCACTGGTGCTGCTCTTCGTGTCCACTATAGTCAGC GCATGGGTTGTGAATCCCGCCAGCAGCTCAGACCTCTGGACAAACTGCACCACAATCAATGAAGACTATAAATGTGACCCTGGAAGCTCTGGAG TTTGGATCCAGGCAGTCCAAGCTCTCATGATCCTATCAATCATCTTCAGCATCCTGTCCCTCTTCCTGTTCTTCTGCCAGCTATTCACACTGCAAAAGGGTGGACGCTTCTTCCTTACCGGAGCATTCCAGATCCTTGCTA GTCTGTTCGTTATGAGCGGAGTTATTATTTATACAGTAATGAATGGCGAGTGGGTCCATCCATCAGAGTCCTTTGGCTTTTGCTACATCCTGGCCTGGGTAGCCTTCCCTCTGGCACTCATAAGTGGTTTAATCTACGTCATCTTGAGAAAACGAGAGTGA